The following proteins are encoded in a genomic region of Halalkalicoccus subterraneus:
- a CDS encoding DEAD/DEAH box helicase family protein — translation MSNTSSGPLQPDRPEAEKPFRVEAPFEPAGDQPEAIEQLVSGYESGMDRQTLLGVTGSGKTNTVSWTVEGIQTPTLVIAHNKTLAAQLYEEFRNLFPDNAVEYFVSYYDYYQPEAYVE, via the coding sequence ATGAGTAACACGAGTTCCGGCCCGCTCCAACCGGACAGACCGGAGGCCGAGAAACCCTTCCGCGTCGAGGCTCCCTTCGAACCCGCCGGCGATCAGCCCGAGGCGATCGAGCAGCTCGTTTCGGGCTACGAGTCGGGCATGGACCGCCAGACCCTCTTGGGTGTGACGGGTTCGGGCAAGACCAACACGGTCAGCTGGACCGTCGAGGGCATTCAAACCCCGACTCTAGTCATCGCTCACAACAAGACGCTCGCCGCCCAACTGTACGAGGAGTTCAGAAACCTCTTTCCGGACAACGCCGTCGAGTACTTCGTCTCCTACTACGACTACTACCAGCCCGAGGCCTACGTCGAG